The following are encoded in a window of Mustela nigripes isolate SB6536 chromosome 1, MUSNIG.SB6536, whole genome shotgun sequence genomic DNA:
- the PRSS23 gene encoding serine protease 23, whose translation MAGIPGLLFLFLLLLCAVGQVSLYSTHWKPTWPAYRLPVVLPQSTLNLGKPDFGAEARLDVSSSCGPQCHKGTPLPTYEEAKQYLSYETLYANGSRTETQVGIYVLSGGGGQESSGRSRRKRQIYGYDSRFSIFGKDFLLNYPFSTSVKLSTGCTGTLVAEKHVLTAAHCIHDGKTYVKGTQKLRVGFLKPKFKDGGRGANSSSSAGLEKMKFQWIRVKRTHVPKGWIKGNANDIGMDYDYALLELKKPHKRKFMKIGVSPPAKQLPGGRIHFSGYDNDRPGNLVYRFCDVKDETYDLLYQQCDAQPGASGSGVYVRMWKRQQQKWERKIIGIFSGHQWVDMNGSPQDFNVAVRITPLKYAQICYWIKGNYLDCREG comes from the coding sequence ATGGCGGGGATCCCAGggctcctcttccttttcctcctcctgctctgtgctGTTGGGCAGGTGAGCCTTTATAGCACCCACTGGAAACCCACCTGGCCTGCTTACCGCCTCCCCGTGGTGTTGCCCCAGTCCACCCTCAACCTGGGCAAGCCAGACTTTGGGGCCGAAGCCAGATTGGATGTGTCCTCCTCATGCGGACCCCAGTGTCATAAGGGGACTCCACTGCCCACTTACGAAGAGGCCAAGCAGTACTTGTCTTACGAGACACTCTATGCCAACGGCAGCCGCACGGAGACGCAGGTGGGCATTTATGTCCTCAGCGGTGGTGGGGGCCAAGAGTCTTCGGGAAGGTCTCGGAGGAAGCGGCAGATTTATGGCTATGACAGCAGATTCAGCATCTTCGGGAAGGACTTCTTGCTCAACTACCCCTTCTCCACATCAGTGAAGTTATCTACAGGCTGCACGGGCACCCTGGTGGCGGAGAAGCACGTCCTCACGGCTGCCCATTGCATCCACGACGGGAAAACCTATGTGAAGGGGACCCAGAAACTTCGAGTGGGCTTCCTGAAGCCCAAGTTTAAAGACGGCGGTCGCGGGGCCAACAGCTCAAGCTCTGCGGGGCTGGAGAAGATGAAGTTTCAGTGGATCCGGGTGAAGCGTACCCATGTGCCCAAGGGTTGGATCAAAGGCAATGCCAACGACATTGGCATGGATTATGACTACGCCCTCCTAGAActcaaaaaaccccacaagagAAAGTTCATGAAGATTGGGGTGAGCCCTCCAGCCAAGCAGCTGCCGGGAGGCAGGATCCACTTCTCTGGGTATGACAATGATCGACCCGGCAACTTGGTGTACCGCTTCTGTGATGTCAAAGACGAGACCTATGACCTGCTCTACCAGCAGTGCGACGCCCAGCCCGGGGCCAGCGGCTCCGGGGTCTACGTGAGGATGTGGAAGAGGCAGCAGCAGAAGTGGGAGCGGAAAATTATTGGCATCTTTTCAGGGCACCAGTGGGTAGACATGAATGGTTCTCCGCAGGACTTCAACGTGGCCGTTAGAATCACCCCTCTCAAATATGCTCAGATATGCTATTGGATTAAAGGAAACTACCTGGATTGCAGGGAGGGGTGA